A genomic region of Homalodisca vitripennis isolate AUS2020 chromosome 5, UT_GWSS_2.1, whole genome shotgun sequence contains the following coding sequences:
- the LOC124363494 gene encoding uncharacterized protein LOC124363494 — MSRIQRLQNAAVRFVFSLRGREHVSAFRDAAGLLPTQAVSRMQTCTLVHRVLAAREPWYLVDRLVTRGEVALRGTRQDALLHFARVRLEVGRRGFSYFGPKLYNDLPLDLKQLSVSAFKKRLKQ; from the coding sequence ATGAGCCGTATTCAAAGACTGCAGAACGCAGCTGTCCGTTTTGTTTTCAGCCTCCGTGGACGGGAGCATGTGTCTGCATTTCGGGATGCTGCCGGACTTTTGCCAACACAAGCCGTATCCAGGATGCAGACTTGCACTCTAGTCCACCGTGTGCTGGCGGCGCGGGAGCCGTGGTACCTGGTGGATAGACTTGTGACCCGGGGGGAGGTTGCTCTCCGTGGTACCCGACAGGACGCGCTACTGCATTTTGCAAGGGTTAGGCTTGAGGTGGGAAGGAGAGGGTTCTCCTACTTCGGGCCTAAACTTTATAATGATCTCCCCCTTGACCTCAAGCAGCTATCGGTCTCGGCTTTCAAAAAGAGACTGAAGCAATAA